The nucleotide window TGGAGCGCGAATTCCCGGAGAAGACCTCATGAACACACCCGCCTCGACGACTTCGACTGCATCGGCGCCGCCGTCCATCCCGCCTGTCGGCGTGGCCGACGGCGTACCGCTGACGCGCGTTGCGCTCGCATACATCGACCAACGCTTCGACCTCTATCTGCGCTTCGGTGATCCTGTTCGCATCATCCGGTTCGACCGCTGGCGCCGCTGCGCGGTGTTCACGCCGAACGCGGTTCTCTGCCGCATCCGTTGGCAGGCCAACGACTACGGCACGATCCGCTGGCAGCTCATGGTGATGCAGGCGTGCATGCCGATGGATGGCGCGCAGCGCATTCCCGGCGTGCAACCAGGCGCACACCTGTTGCTGCACGCCGAGGGTGAGCAATCGGTGCGTGCCGTGCTGGCGCGCATCGACGCCATCGAGGCGCTGGGCATTGCACCTGCTGGCGCCTCGCCCGCGTACTGGCGCACGCTGGGCAATCGGCTCGCGGCGCGCTTGCCGCTGCCCGAATACAGCGCCGAGCGGCACGCCGCCTGGCTGGCCGGGAGGGCGCTGCCATGACCACGATTTCTGTTCCCACTGCTGTCACGCATCCTCGCTCGCGCCTGCTCGCTCGCCTCATGCTGGCGGGCCTGTCCACCTGCGGCCTCGCTGCGCTGGCCTGGGCGTCCTTCGTGCATCCACTGCCGCGCCTAACCTACAACCCGTCCGACAGCGTGGCAGTCGGCTGGTATCGCGTCGATCCGCTCGACCATCGCACCAGCTCGCCACCACGTCCGTTGTCCGTGGGCAGCATCGTGCTGGTTCCGCTGCCCGCCGAGGCTGCCGCGCTCGCTGCGCAGCGCGGCTACCTACCAACGCGCATCCCGCTGCTCAAGCGCGTGGGTGCGGTGGCACCGCAAGAGGTGTGCATCGCTGACGGCAGCGTCCGCATCAACGGCGTGCCTTCGGCCGCCGTGCTGCCTGCCGACCGCTGGGGTCGCCCGCTGCCATCCTGGCAGCAGTGCCGCCGCCTTCGGCCTGGCGAGCTGTTCCTGCTCAGCGTCACCAATCCGGCGTCGTTCGACAGCCGGTATTTCGGGCCGGTCAGCGCATCCGCCGTGATCGGCGTCGCGCATCCGGTCTGGCTGGAATCCCGCCCATGATGGCCGCCGACTCGCTGCACGTTTCCGTGCATCTCATCGTGCTATCGGGCGTGTCATTCCGGCTGCTGTTGCCATGTCGTCGCGCGTGCAGTGCGAGCGCATCCGCGCTGCACTTCGCGCTGCCTCCGGCGCAGCCGTCCCACGTGCAGGCGTCTTGCCTCGAACACGGCTGGCCTGCGGCCATTGCCGTGTTCGCCGGTGCGCTGGCTGCTGGTGCAGCCTTGCCACCGGGCCGCAATTGCCGGGAGCGAGAACCTGGAGTGCCAGGGGAGGCAAATGCGGAAGGCAAGACAAAAGGGTGCGGCACCTGTCGGCCCGCAAAGCCAGTCTGCACGTGGGGGTGGCGCGGCACGGCGCAGCTTCGCCGCCGTGCCGCTGGGGGCGCGAGGCCCGCGCCGATACGGGCATGTCCGCGTGCTTCGCACGACGGGACACGCCAGAGCTTGCAAGGAGAACGGCCATGAGCGACCGCCGTGATGATGATTTCCATGTGCGCCCCAGCGTCCCGAAGAACCGCGGCAAGGGCCAGGGGCAGAGCTTCGTTTCACAGGTGCTCAAGCAGACCGGCAAGGCCAGCGGCGGCAAGTCCTCAATGCGCCGTCCTGGCGAGTCGGGTGGCACCGGCCAGCGGCCCAGCTCGCGCCTGGGGCGTGGCCACACGGCCGCGCGCTTTGCGGGCGCGAAGCTCACGCCCATGTCCCGGCGCGTGACCATCAAGACCTTGCTGGTCAATCAGCAGCGGGCCAGCCCGCAGTCGCTCGCCAAGCACCTGCGCTACATCGAGCGCGACGGTGTGGGCCGCGATGGCGAGCCGGGCCAAGCCTACGGGCCGCAGACCGACATGGCCGACCTCGACGCCTTCAAGGAACGCTGCGCCGACGACCGGCACCATTTCCGCTTTATCCTCTCGCCCGAGGACGGCGCGGAGCTGGAAGACCTGCGCACCTACACGCGGCATCTCATGGGCCGCATGGAGGCCGACCTGGGCACGGGCCTCGATTGGGTGGCCGTCAACCACTGGAACACGGACAACCCGCACGCCCACCTGATCGTGCGCGGGTGCGATGACTCCGGCAAAGACCTCATCATCGCGGGCGACTACATCGCCCACGGCTTCCGTCATCGAGCCGCCGAACTGGCGACCGAATGGCTGGGGCCGCGCACCGAGTTGGAGATCCAGCAGACATTACAGCGCGAGGTGGAGCAAGAGCGGTGGACGAGCTTGGATCGCACCCTGAAGCGCGAGCTTGGCGACGACGTCCAAGTGCAGATCGACCGCTTCAACGAACCGCGGCTGCAACGCCAGCGCCTGCTGCTGATCGGCCGCCTGCAACGCTTGCAGCGCCTGGGCCTCGCCGACGAGACGCAGCCGGGCACGTGGGTTGTCCATGCCGACGCGGAAAAGACCCTGCGCGCCCTGGGCGAGCGCGGCGACATCATCCGCACCATGCAGCGGGCCATGCGCGGCGAGCCGCGCGAGTTGGCGGTGTTCGAGCCGGGCCAGGATGCCGATGGAAGCGGCCGAACCATCCTCGGCCGCGTGGCCGCGAAGGGGCTGGCCGACGAGCTGCGCGACCGGGGCTATCTGGTCATCGACGGCGTGGACGGCAAAGCTCACTACGTCGCGCTCAATGCGCGCGACGAGCTGGCGAACTATCCGACCGGCGCTGTGGTGGAAGTGAAGGGATCGGCCGACGTGCGCGCGGCCGACAAGAACATCGCCGCGCTGGCGAGCGATAGCCTGTACCGCACCGACCACCACCTCGCCATCGCGCAGGGGCAGGCCGTGCCGGGCCGTGATCCGCAGGAAGTCGTCGCGGCCCATGTTCGCCGGCTGGAAGCCCTGCGCCGCGCCGGCATCGTGGAGCGCGTGGCCGAGGGACTATGGAAGGTGCCGGACGATCTGCCCGAGCGTGGCCGTCAGTACGACGCGCAGCGCCTGGGCGGCGTGGCCGTGGAGCTGAAATCGCACCTGCCCATCGAGCGGCAGGCGCGCGTGATCGGCGCGACTTGGCTGGATCAGCAGTTGATCGGCGGTGGCTCGGGTCTGGGCGACCTGGGCTTTGGCAGTGAGGCCAAGCAGGCGATGCAGCAACGCGCCGACTTCCTGGCCGAACAGGGGCTGGCCGAGCGGCACGGGCAGCGTGTGATCCTGGCGCGCAACCTGCTGGGAACGCTGCGCAGCCGGGAGCTGGCGCAGGCCGCCAAGGACATTGCTGCCGACACTGGCCTTGAGCATCGGCCTGTGGCCGACGGGCAGCGCGTGACCGGCATTTACCGGCGCTCCGTCATGCTTGCCAGTGGGCGCTACGCCATGCTTGATGACGGCATGGGGTTCAGCCTGGTGCCGTGGAAGCCGGTGATCGAGCAGCGGCTAGGACAGCAGATCGCTGCAACGGTGCGCGGCGGTGGGGTGTCGTGGGAGATCGGGCGACAGAGAGGACCTTCCCTGGGATAGTCGC belongs to Melaminivora suipulveris and includes:
- a CDS encoding relaxase/mobilization nuclease domain-containing protein, giving the protein MSDRRDDDFHVRPSVPKNRGKGQGQSFVSQVLKQTGKASGGKSSMRRPGESGGTGQRPSSRLGRGHTAARFAGAKLTPMSRRVTIKTLLVNQQRASPQSLAKHLRYIERDGVGRDGEPGQAYGPQTDMADLDAFKERCADDRHHFRFILSPEDGAELEDLRTYTRHLMGRMEADLGTGLDWVAVNHWNTDNPHAHLIVRGCDDSGKDLIIAGDYIAHGFRHRAAELATEWLGPRTELEIQQTLQREVEQERWTSLDRTLKRELGDDVQVQIDRFNEPRLQRQRLLLIGRLQRLQRLGLADETQPGTWVVHADAEKTLRALGERGDIIRTMQRAMRGEPRELAVFEPGQDADGSGRTILGRVAAKGLADELRDRGYLVIDGVDGKAHYVALNARDELANYPTGAVVEVKGSADVRAADKNIAALASDSLYRTDHHLAIAQGQAVPGRDPQEVVAAHVRRLEALRRAGIVERVAEGLWKVPDDLPERGRQYDAQRLGGVAVELKSHLPIERQARVIGATWLDQQLIGGGSGLGDLGFGSEAKQAMQQRADFLAEQGLAERHGQRVILARNLLGTLRSRELAQAAKDIAADTGLEHRPVADGQRVTGIYRRSVMLASGRYAMLDDGMGFSLVPWKPVIEQRLGQQIAATVRGGGVSWEIGRQRGPSLG
- a CDS encoding S26 family signal peptidase, which codes for MTTISVPTAVTHPRSRLLARLMLAGLSTCGLAALAWASFVHPLPRLTYNPSDSVAVGWYRVDPLDHRTSSPPRPLSVGSIVLVPLPAEAAALAAQRGYLPTRIPLLKRVGAVAPQEVCIADGSVRINGVPSAAVLPADRWGRPLPSWQQCRRLRPGELFLLSVTNPASFDSRYFGPVSASAVIGVAHPVWLESRP
- a CDS encoding DUF2840 domain-containing protein, yielding MNTPASTTSTASAPPSIPPVGVADGVPLTRVALAYIDQRFDLYLRFGDPVRIIRFDRWRRCAVFTPNAVLCRIRWQANDYGTIRWQLMVMQACMPMDGAQRIPGVQPGAHLLLHAEGEQSVRAVLARIDAIEALGIAPAGASPAYWRTLGNRLAARLPLPEYSAERHAAWLAGRALP